Proteins from one Bacteroides mediterraneensis genomic window:
- the tnpB gene encoding IS66 family insertion sequence element accessory protein TnpB (TnpB, as the term is used for proteins encoded by IS66 family insertion elements, is considered an accessory protein, since TnpC, encoded by a neighboring gene, is a DDE family transposase.), which translates to MFSLNDSMRYLLYNRPTDMRKSFHTLSGIITDAMGQDPSNGNVYIFINRARDRIKLLHWEPGGMVLYSKLLEAGTLGKPDSANDNEVCTNIEWRELVMIVEGIMEARDSRRTRLEDLQKLRK; encoded by the coding sequence ATGTTCAGCCTTAATGACAGTATGCGCTATCTGTTGTATAACCGCCCGACTGATATGCGCAAAAGCTTTCATACTCTCAGCGGTATCATTACCGACGCCATGGGTCAGGACCCCAGCAACGGCAACGTATATATCTTCATAAACCGTGCCCGTGACCGCATAAAGCTCCTGCATTGGGAGCCGGGCGGCATGGTGCTGTATTCCAAACTTCTGGAAGCCGGTACCTTAGGCAAGCCTGATTCTGCCAACGACAATGAGGTCTGTACAAATATAGAATGGCGGGAACTTGTCATGATTGTGGAGGGTATCATGGAAGCCCGCGACTCCCGTCGCACGAGACTTGAAGACCTGCAGAAACTTCGAAAATAG
- a CDS encoding IS66 family transposase: protein MLTEEQEKALLEEIEKLRQDKAALISRVSSLEQSLYWLRKKVFGRMSEKSLPLDPNQLFLFSKEEMSSMEISRMEEEVRKSEEEITRTIKVKEKPVRKSLDTSSLPVEVVDLYPEGTTDEEGRLKDEFIEIGKEESSRLERVPAKVYILKTVRHKVISKSDMEKYPEERQILIHPLPLVPVSKCMAGASVLTDIIIGKFMYHLPFYRLIQQYRESGISISESTMCGWYEMAVEKLKLLYNLLKQKILSSEYIQVDESVIPVMDNEKHKAKKGYEWCVRDGITGDVMFHYDRGSRSGMVARELLGCYRGIVQCDGYAAYEQFEQMKGITLVGCWAHARRKYVDALEENRTLATQAIHYIGKLYKIESEANDAGLAAEERKEKRISEAYPLILEFEKWLQDAYLRVLPKSRMGKAIEYTYTLLPRLSRYVNDGRIEIDDNRIENAIRPLALGRKNYLFCGNDASAYRAAIVYSLIATCKSAEVDPRIWMEDVLSKIPYYERDEKNMEELLPRNWAKSHQTCSE from the coding sequence ATGCTTACAGAAGAACAGGAAAAAGCCTTATTGGAAGAAATTGAGAAGCTCCGTCAGGATAAAGCGGCGCTTATCAGCAGGGTTTCCTCGCTGGAACAATCCCTTTACTGGCTCCGGAAAAAAGTCTTTGGGCGGATGAGCGAGAAGAGTCTTCCGCTTGATCCCAACCAGCTGTTTCTGTTCTCAAAGGAGGAAATGTCCTCCATGGAAATATCCCGGATGGAGGAGGAAGTCCGCAAGAGTGAAGAAGAAATCACCAGAACTATAAAAGTCAAGGAAAAACCGGTCCGCAAGTCTCTGGACACTTCCTCACTGCCTGTAGAGGTTGTTGATCTTTACCCTGAAGGGACAACAGACGAGGAAGGCAGGCTTAAGGATGAATTCATTGAAATCGGAAAGGAAGAGAGTTCACGCCTGGAACGTGTTCCGGCAAAAGTATATATCCTGAAGACCGTCCGTCACAAAGTGATAAGTAAATCCGATATGGAGAAATACCCCGAGGAAAGGCAGATTCTGATTCACCCGCTACCTCTTGTTCCGGTCAGCAAATGTATGGCAGGCGCCTCGGTCCTGACGGACATTATCATCGGCAAGTTCATGTATCATCTCCCGTTCTACCGTCTGATACAGCAGTATCGCGAATCAGGAATCAGCATAAGCGAATCTACCATGTGCGGATGGTATGAAATGGCGGTGGAGAAACTCAAGCTGCTGTACAACCTGCTCAAACAGAAGATACTCTCCAGTGAGTATATACAAGTGGACGAGAGTGTCATTCCTGTGATGGACAATGAGAAACATAAGGCGAAAAAAGGGTATGAGTGGTGCGTGCGCGACGGCATCACGGGGGACGTCATGTTCCATTATGACCGTGGCAGCCGTTCGGGGATGGTAGCCCGTGAACTGCTGGGATGCTACCGTGGCATTGTGCAATGTGACGGCTATGCAGCTTACGAACAGTTCGAGCAGATGAAAGGAATCACCCTGGTCGGCTGCTGGGCACATGCCAGAAGGAAGTACGTGGATGCCCTGGAAGAGAACAGGACCCTGGCCACACAGGCAATACACTACATCGGCAAGCTGTACAAGATAGAATCTGAAGCCAATGATGCCGGACTCGCAGCCGAAGAGCGTAAGGAAAAACGTATAAGCGAAGCCTATCCGCTGATACTTGAATTTGAAAAGTGGCTGCAGGATGCTTATCTTAGAGTGCTTCCTAAAAGCCGCATGGGTAAAGCCATCGAATATACGTACACGCTTCTTCCCAGGCTTTCCAGATACGTAAACGACGGAAGAATCGAAATTGATGACAACCGCATAGAAAATGCCATAAGACCTTTGGCTTTGGGAAGAAAGAATTATCTGTTCTGCGGCAACGACGCATCCGCATACAGGGCTGCCATCGTGTACTCACTGATTGCCACCTGCAAGTCTGCAGAAGTAGACCCCAGAATCTGGATGGAAGATGTCCTGAGTAAAATCCCATATTATGAAAGGGATGAGAAGAATATGGAAGAACTTCTACCACGTAATTGGGCTAAA